The following are from one region of the Alkalimarinus sediminis genome:
- a CDS encoding DUF1499 domain-containing protein — protein sequence MKAKTSPTPIKIAMLLSATLLVACTGTRPVDIGVSDNRLTPCPDSPNCVSSFEPQSDETHYISAYLIKGDNQQQTWASLKSLIEQNSSAEIIKQDEQYIYAEYTSSIMRFVDDAEFLLDKENNSVQLRSASRLGYKDFGVNRERLEAIRTELQSQDLVK from the coding sequence ATGAAAGCAAAAACAAGTCCCACTCCGATAAAAATCGCCATGCTACTGTCAGCCACTCTTCTTGTTGCTTGTACCGGCACTCGTCCCGTTGATATTGGTGTTTCAGATAACAGGCTTACCCCCTGCCCTGATAGCCCTAACTGTGTCAGTAGTTTTGAACCGCAAAGCGATGAAACCCATTACATTAGCGCTTACCTCATAAAGGGAGACAACCAACAGCAGACATGGGCCTCGCTGAAATCTTTAATAGAGCAGAACAGCAGTGCAGAAATAATCAAACAAGATGAGCAATATATCTATGCCGAATATACGAGCAGTATCATGAGGTTTGTGGATGACGCAGAATTTCTACTCGATAAAGAGAACAATAGTGTTCAGCTACGCTCTGCCTCAAGACTTGGTTATAAAGATTTTGGGGTAAACCGAGAACGACTGGAAGCAATACGAACAGAGCTACAAAGCCAAGACTTGGTGAAATAA
- the lexA gene encoding transcriptional repressor LexA produces the protein MIKLTNRQTEVLNLIQRNIEDTGYPPTRAEIAKELGFRSANAAEEHIKALAKKGAIEIVPGASRGIRLPENHKPGIPIVGQVAAGNPILAEENIEDYCSLQPNFFAPSADYFLRVKGMSMKDIGILDGDLLAVHKTEQARNGQIVVARIEDEVTVKRFQKNKHEVQLIAENEEFEPIVIDLREQELFIEGLGVGVIRKENLS, from the coding sequence ATGATTAAGTTAACCAACAGACAAACTGAAGTATTAAACCTGATTCAACGTAATATCGAAGATACTGGTTACCCGCCTACTCGTGCTGAAATCGCCAAAGAGCTTGGGTTTCGCTCAGCTAATGCTGCAGAAGAACATATCAAAGCACTAGCCAAAAAAGGGGCAATTGAAATAGTACCCGGTGCGAGTAGAGGCATTCGACTGCCTGAGAATCACAAACCAGGTATTCCCATTGTTGGTCAGGTTGCTGCGGGTAACCCAATATTGGCCGAAGAGAACATCGAAGACTACTGCAGTCTTCAACCAAATTTTTTCGCTCCTAGTGCCGATTACTTTTTACGCGTGAAAGGCATGAGTATGAAGGATATTGGTATTCTTGATGGCGACCTATTAGCCGTGCATAAAACCGAGCAGGCCCGCAACGGCCAAATAGTAGTCGCTAGAATCGAAGACGAAGTTACGGTTAAACGCTTTCAAAAAAATAAACACGAAGTTCAACTCATTGCCGAAAACGAAGAGTTTGAACCAATCGTTATTGACCTTCGTGAACAAGAGTTATTTATCGAAGGATTAGGTGTAGGCGTCATAAGAAAAGAGAACCTTTCATGA
- a CDS encoding cell division inhibitor SulA, which yields MRQMSFYDEPVVTSNSQTLYAVDDHTTAPVAKNQVKTGNVTEIIVSPEQAENMQMLLPMMTQLNQDNRWLAWIDPPQSLLNRWQQQSGIITNQIMILRSSDTKTALELTQQALSAGTCHAVVTWTSQLTKRDFNLLEAASAKGDSHGVVMRYR from the coding sequence ATGAGACAGATGAGTTTTTATGACGAACCCGTCGTTACCTCAAATAGCCAAACGCTATACGCAGTTGACGATCACACAACCGCTCCAGTGGCTAAAAACCAAGTCAAAACCGGTAATGTGACGGAGATTATTGTGTCACCGGAACAAGCAGAAAACATGCAAATGCTGCTTCCGATGATGACACAGCTAAACCAAGACAACAGGTGGTTAGCATGGATTGACCCACCCCAAAGCCTGCTTAACCGTTGGCAACAACAATCTGGCATTATTACCAACCAGATAATGATTTTACGTTCAAGCGACACCAAAACTGCACTAGAGTTAACCCAGCAAGCACTCTCTGCAGGTACCTGTCATGCGGTTGTCACCTGGACTAGTCAGCTAACAAAAAGAGATTTCAACCTACTTGAAGCAGCATCAGCAAAAGGTGATAGCCATGGTGTTGTGATGAGGTATCGCTAA
- a CDS encoding DUF6586 family protein — translation MTNRWRTYTTEKLFLADIQLKAWQRCQTDSPNDFKPLEESHKQAFILLLAAAWEGFLNELAEYHQQTSGSISSLEQLLSAVGSEIPEVEYLVELNKVNGSWISDLLQANSLTRMPANREAANSTFNLADNALIATSETKQPVDSFESLSRIWEEFKGYLDGVRSRMSEW, via the coding sequence ATGACAAATAGATGGCGAACCTATACGACAGAAAAACTGTTTCTAGCGGATATTCAATTAAAAGCATGGCAACGCTGTCAAACCGACTCGCCTAATGACTTTAAGCCACTTGAAGAGTCACATAAACAAGCCTTTATCTTATTGCTTGCTGCAGCCTGGGAAGGTTTTCTTAATGAGCTCGCAGAGTACCATCAGCAGACATCAGGGAGTATTAGCTCTTTAGAGCAACTTCTGAGTGCAGTTGGGAGTGAAATTCCTGAAGTTGAGTACTTGGTGGAACTCAATAAGGTTAACGGCAGTTGGATATCAGATTTATTACAAGCAAATAGTCTAACGAGAATGCCTGCAAACCGTGAAGCGGCAAACTCAACATTCAATCTGGCCGATAATGCATTGATTGCGACGTCAGAGACAAAACAGCCCGTTGATTCATTTGAGAGTCTTAGCCGCATTTGGGAAGAGTTTAAAGGTTATTTAGATGGGGTGCGGTCACGAATGTCTGAATGGTGA
- a CDS encoding DUF1329 domain-containing protein, giving the protein MKLSKLVTALAVLTISTSSGLSLAKVDEATAKRLKNDLTPVGAERYGNSEGTIPSWDGGIKEIPADYEEGEFHPDPYAGDALLFKITKDNMSKYADKLTDGQKALLTQYGPGYEIPVYPSHRSASFPERIYEKLYENALTAELLDNANGVKNTIATSPFPIPQNGVEVIWNHILRFRGEQSEYRAAFVTPTKDGSYTPILTNYGYYFAYAEPGITLEEIDNKIFYLKTKILSPAKLAGTLTLVHETLDQVRSPRKAWRYQAGERRLRRVPNLAYGTDLPTTASLRTVDQKDMYNGAPNQYSWKLLGKKEIYVPYNSYKLNKASEDAENVIRPKHINQDLTRYELHRVWEVEGDLRDGLHHVYHKRKFYFDEDTWQIVLAEDYNEDDELWRVSEAHTINNYQVPATFIAVELTYDLKSERYYLDGVNKEGPINYDPQFKRREFTTSAARREAKR; this is encoded by the coding sequence ATGAAATTATCCAAACTGGTTACAGCTTTAGCTGTCCTAACAATATCGACTTCAAGCGGGCTTAGCCTTGCCAAAGTTGATGAGGCCACAGCGAAGCGTTTAAAGAATGATCTCACACCTGTAGGCGCTGAAAGGTATGGCAACTCTGAGGGAACTATTCCTTCATGGGATGGCGGTATCAAAGAGATTCCAGCCGATTATGAAGAAGGCGAATTTCATCCAGACCCTTATGCAGGCGATGCGCTATTGTTCAAGATAACTAAAGACAACATGAGCAAATATGCGGATAAACTTACTGATGGACAAAAAGCACTGCTAACCCAGTATGGCCCTGGTTATGAAATCCCTGTGTATCCTAGCCACCGATCTGCCTCGTTTCCTGAGCGAATTTACGAAAAGTTATACGAAAATGCTCTTACAGCAGAGCTGCTTGATAATGCAAACGGTGTTAAAAACACCATCGCAACTAGCCCGTTCCCTATCCCACAAAACGGTGTTGAAGTTATCTGGAACCACATTTTGCGCTTCAGAGGCGAGCAGTCTGAGTACAGAGCTGCATTTGTGACTCCAACTAAAGACGGATCCTACACGCCGATTCTCACGAATTACGGTTACTATTTTGCCTATGCTGAGCCTGGCATTACTTTAGAAGAGATCGACAACAAGATCTTCTATCTAAAAACTAAAATTCTTAGCCCTGCTAAACTTGCAGGTACATTAACCCTCGTACATGAAACCCTTGACCAGGTTCGCTCTCCAAGAAAAGCATGGCGATACCAGGCAGGTGAACGACGTTTAAGACGTGTACCAAACCTTGCCTATGGTACAGACTTACCTACCACCGCGAGCTTGCGTACAGTTGACCAGAAAGATATGTACAACGGTGCTCCAAACCAATACAGCTGGAAACTACTCGGCAAAAAAGAGATATACGTTCCTTATAACTCTTATAAGCTTAACAAAGCGAGTGAAGATGCAGAGAACGTTATTCGCCCTAAGCATATAAACCAAGATTTAACTCGCTATGAGCTACACAGAGTCTGGGAAGTGGAAGGAGACCTAAGGGATGGTCTTCACCACGTTTACCATAAGAGAAAGTTCTACTTTGATGAAGACACCTGGCAGATTGTATTAGCAGAGGACTACAACGAAGATGATGAGCTTTGGAGAGTATCTGAAGCACATACCATCAATAACTATCAGGTTCCGGCCACGTTTATTGCTGTGGAGCTTACCTACGACCTGAAATCTGAAAGATACTACCTAGATGGTGTAAATAAGGAAGGTCCTATTAATTATGACCCTCAATTCAAACGCCGAGAGTTCACAACCTCAGCAGCACGTCGAGAAGCTAAACGCTAG